One genomic segment of Ignavibacteriota bacterium includes these proteins:
- a CDS encoding class I SAM-dependent methyltransferase, whose protein sequence is MNKDYFQNKSKNYENNAGTVDNVGNIANSIIENIVFDKSMRIMDFGSGTGLLLEKIAPFVEKITAVDISKSMNKELESKRNKLLCKLEIVEMDLSQTKLNIKFDGIISSMTMHHIKDIKLMFKNFYEMLNENGFLAIADLDVEDGTFHTEDTGVCHLGFERNEFLNSAKEAGFKNLNIISASIAYKPQGQYPIFLLTGNKF, encoded by the coding sequence ATGAATAAAGATTATTTTCAAAACAAATCTAAAAATTATGAAAATAATGCCGGTACAGTTGATAATGTTGGCAATATTGCAAATTCAATTATAGAAAATATTGTATTTGATAAATCAATGCGTATAATGGATTTTGGTTCCGGTACCGGATTATTGTTGGAAAAAATTGCTCCTTTTGTGGAAAAAATTACAGCCGTGGATATCTCCAAATCGATGAATAAGGAATTGGAATCGAAGAGAAATAAGCTACTGTGTAAACTTGAAATTGTTGAAATGGATTTATCCCAAACTAAATTAAACATTAAGTTTGACGGAATTATTTCGTCAATGACAATGCATCATATAAAAGACATAAAATTAATGTTTAAAAATTTTTACGAAATGCTGAATGAAAATGGATTTTTAGCAATTGCTGATTTGGATGTTGAAGACGGTACTTTTCACACAGAGGATACTGGGGTTTGTCATTTAGGTTTCGAAAGGAATGAATTTTTAAATTCAGCAAAGGAAGCCGGTTTTAAAAATCTTAATATTATTTCTGCAAGTATAGCCTACAAACCTCAAGGTCAATATCCAATATTTTTATTAACCGGAAATAAATTTTGA
- a CDS encoding right-handed parallel beta-helix repeat-containing protein has protein sequence MKLKTNFSQLISFLLLLLSFAILYAQPSGGPYGPAQLNYELPKISGKIIFVSPNGDENNSGENLENPTTLKSAIDKINSGDAIILRGGIYRTGNLIFNQKIIMQPYKDEHPILKGTFVAENWENLGNGLWVTKWEYLFPSKPDSWWRRNREGKITAQHKFNNDMVFVDGLFLQSAGWEGEVDENSFFIDYEDKNVYIGIDPTNKLIEITAFNVALIRTTKNVNGKISDKKGPEIHGITFTQYAYRAIEIEGTEPEGLANPADFGKDVVGTTFKNCTISYCSRVAAYIRGDNLIIKNCMISDTSTEGLYVLSSSNVLLEKNIFRRNNIEQITGYYPAAVKIFNQTYRVTCNDNLVIEHPFSNGIWYDVGNVDGVFTNNWIQDVGFVNTKVNENQVWPSQNGFFFEISQRAICTGNVFVNCDHAILVLNSSDVKIYQNTFVNSMAVMGRDARSAQGDHFGWHPSTGPDVDERINHVFVNNLLTADENFHRPLFLAWQSEKLCGKLSDSQLKEFDNNVYVRKNSDEKNPIIWWGPSQNEKCFSSYSNLESFKKQNPNFEKSGIDLTNYNGPLFKNSILGNYQLIEKFPYAKNASELPKEISKYFNHKNNFVGAFEPIE, from the coding sequence ATGAAACTAAAAACCAATTTTTCCCAACTTATAAGTTTCTTATTGTTGTTATTAAGTTTCGCAATACTTTACGCGCAGCCTTCCGGCGGACCATACGGGCCAGCGCAATTAAATTATGAACTTCCTAAAATTTCTGGGAAAATAATTTTTGTTTCTCCAAACGGAGATGAGAATAATTCCGGTGAAAATTTAGAAAATCCAACAACTCTAAAATCTGCAATTGATAAAATAAATTCCGGTGATGCAATTATTTTACGCGGCGGAATTTACAGAACCGGCAATTTAATTTTCAATCAAAAAATAATTATGCAGCCGTATAAAGATGAACATCCAATTTTAAAAGGAACATTTGTTGCAGAAAATTGGGAAAATTTGGGAAACGGTTTGTGGGTAACTAAATGGGAATATTTATTTCCATCAAAACCGGATTCTTGGTGGCGAAGAAATCGCGAAGGAAAAATTACAGCTCAGCATAAGTTTAATAATGATATGGTTTTCGTAGATGGATTATTTCTTCAATCTGCCGGCTGGGAAGGTGAGGTTGATGAAAATTCTTTTTTCATAGATTATGAAGATAAAAATGTATATATCGGAATTGATCCGACAAATAAACTAATTGAAATTACAGCGTTTAATGTAGCTTTAATTCGTACAACAAAAAATGTAAATGGAAAAATTTCTGATAAAAAAGGTCCGGAAATTCACGGAATAACTTTTACGCAATATGCTTACAGAGCAATAGAGATAGAAGGAACAGAGCCGGAAGGTTTAGCAAATCCCGCAGATTTTGGTAAAGATGTTGTTGGAACCACTTTTAAAAATTGTACTATTTCTTATTGCTCAAGAGTTGCTGCATATATTCGCGGAGATAATTTAATAATAAAAAATTGCATGATTTCAGATACAAGTACGGAAGGTTTATATGTCCTAAGTTCTTCTAATGTTCTGCTTGAGAAAAATATTTTCAGAAGAAATAATATTGAGCAAATTACCGGTTATTATCCGGCAGCTGTAAAAATATTTAATCAAACTTACCGCGTTACTTGCAATGATAATTTGGTGATTGAGCATCCATTCTCAAATGGAATTTGGTATGATGTTGGAAATGTGGATGGAGTTTTTACAAATAATTGGATTCAAGATGTTGGTTTTGTAAATACCAAAGTTAATGAAAACCAAGTCTGGCCGAGTCAAAACGGATTCTTTTTTGAAATATCGCAAAGAGCAATTTGCACCGGAAATGTTTTTGTAAATTGTGATCATGCGATTTTGGTCCTTAATAGTTCTGATGTAAAAATTTATCAAAACACATTTGTAAATAGTATGGCGGTTATGGGTAGAGATGCAAGGAGTGCACAAGGAGATCATTTCGGCTGGCATCCAAGTACGGGACCGGATGTTGATGAAAGAATAAATCATGTTTTTGTAAATAATCTTTTAACTGCCGATGAAAATTTTCATCGCCCGCTTTTCTTAGCTTGGCAATCTGAAAAACTTTGCGGAAAATTAAGTGATTCACAACTTAAAGAATTTGATAATAATGTTTATGTTCGCAAAAATTCAGATGAAAAAAATCCAATTATTTGGTGGGGACCATCACAAAACGAAAAATGTTTTTCATCATATTCTAATTTGGAAAGTTTCAAAAAACAAAATCCTAATTTTGAAAAGAGTGGAATTGATTTAACAAATTATAATGGACCACTTTTTAAGAATTCTATTTTGGGAAATTATCAATTGATAGAAAAATTTCCATATGCAAAAAACGCTTCAGAGTTGCCAAAAGAAATAAGTAAGTATTTTAATCATAAAAATAATTTTGTCGGTGCGTTTGAACCGATTGAGTAG
- a CDS encoding aldo/keto reductase produces the protein MKYRKLGRTGWEVSEISFGAWAIGGDWGNVDDKESLQTLHFAVENGINFFDTADVYGSGKSEKLISQIKKQYKDKIIVATKAGRKLNPHNSEGYNNKKNLQDFIEQSLKNLEVDSLDLLQLHCPPTDVYYMPEVFEYLDDFVKQGKLKFYGVSVEKVEEALKAIEYPNVQTVQIIFNMFRQRPSELFFDQAKKKNVGILARVPLASGLLTGKINMQTEFLKNDHRNYNRNGEAFDKGETFSGVNFDLALRAVEEIKEICPNNFSLSQFALKWILEFDAVTCAIPGGKNVGQVRENLLTSEKENLDERTLDKIKFVYEKFIKPEVHQKW, from the coding sequence ATGAAATATAGAAAACTTGGAAGAACCGGCTGGGAAGTATCGGAAATAAGTTTTGGTGCTTGGGCAATCGGCGGTGATTGGGGAAATGTTGATGATAAAGAATCGCTGCAAACTTTACATTTTGCAGTTGAAAATGGAATTAATTTTTTTGATACTGCCGATGTGTACGGTTCCGGGAAAAGTGAGAAATTAATTTCTCAAATTAAAAAACAGTACAAAGATAAAATTATTGTTGCAACGAAAGCTGGAAGAAAATTAAATCCACATAATTCAGAAGGCTATAACAACAAAAAAAATCTTCAAGATTTTATTGAGCAAAGTTTAAAAAATTTGGAAGTGGATTCTCTCGATTTGCTCCAACTTCATTGCCCGCCAACTGATGTTTATTACATGCCGGAAGTTTTTGAATATTTAGATGATTTTGTTAAACAAGGTAAATTAAAATTTTACGGAGTAAGTGTAGAAAAAGTTGAGGAAGCACTAAAAGCAATCGAATATCCTAATGTTCAAACTGTGCAAATAATTTTTAATATGTTTAGACAAAGACCTTCAGAATTATTTTTCGATCAGGCAAAAAAGAAAAATGTTGGAATCCTTGCACGCGTTCCTTTGGCTTCCGGATTATTAACCGGTAAAATAAATATGCAAACTGAATTTCTAAAAAATGATCATAGAAATTATAATAGAAATGGCGAAGCTTTTGATAAAGGCGAAACCTTTTCCGGAGTAAATTTTGATTTAGCATTGCGAGCAGTTGAAGAAATAAAAGAAATTTGTCCGAATAATTTTTCACTTTCTCAATTTGCATTAAAATGGATTCTTGAATTTGATGCTGTTACTTGTGCAATTCCCGGCGGTAAAAATGTTGGTCAAGTTAGAGAAAATTTATTAACATCAGAGAAAGAAAATTTAGATGAAAGAACTTTAGATAAAATTAAATTTGTTTATGAAAAATTTATAAAACCGGAAGTTCATCAAAAATGGTAA
- a CDS encoding LacI family DNA-binding transcriptional regulator — protein sequence MKKITIVDVAQRAGVSKGTVSAVINGKNSVKPSTRDEILAVMKELNFRPKGIARKLKNGEVDNTIGLIIKDLGYPFYTSIAAGVKEYANSKGYSVIITSSENNHESEIRFSHIFLPKI from the coding sequence ATGAAAAAAATTACAATTGTTGATGTTGCTCAACGTGCGGGAGTTTCCAAAGGCACAGTTTCGGCAGTAATTAATGGTAAAAATTCCGTAAAACCATCAACAAGAGACGAAATTTTGGCAGTAATGAAAGAACTAAATTTCAGACCCAAAGGAATTGCACGTAAGTTAAAAAATGGAGAAGTTGATAACACAATTGGACTAATTATAAAAGATTTAGGTTATCCGTTTTATACATCTATTGCTGCCGGAGTAAAAGAATACGCAAATAGTAAAGGATATTCCGTAATAATTACAAGTTCGGAAAATAATCACGAAAGTGAAATTAGATTTTCTCACATTTTTCTACCAAAGATATAA
- a CDS encoding substrate-binding domain-containing protein, with protein sequence MEGTSEIEHLFKLKMVNYPFVLLEDVRGIQANVVAIDNLKAIKKAVKYLIDGGHSKIVHFAGPHKSSHTQERIQGFRHAFSESTLVFHKDMIVDIGSGYDESFTKTIAYFKDKKKEDYPTAIVCFNDQQALGVMIALKELKIKIPEDISVIGNDDIFYSQIYPVPLTTIRAPLQEIGRKAAEILITNIESSQIMPIERVVMNTEFIIRNSTKLLK encoded by the coding sequence GTGGAAGGAACATCCGAAATTGAACATCTTTTTAAGCTGAAAATGGTGAATTATCCATTTGTACTTTTAGAAGATGTTAGAGGAATTCAAGCCAATGTAGTTGCAATAGATAATTTGAAAGCAATTAAAAAAGCAGTAAAGTATTTAATAGATGGCGGACACTCAAAAATTGTACATTTTGCCGGACCACACAAATCTTCACATACACAAGAAAGAATTCAAGGATTTCGCCATGCGTTTAGTGAAAGCACACTTGTTTTTCATAAAGATATGATTGTTGATATTGGTTCCGGTTATGATGAAAGTTTTACAAAAACGATAGCATATTTTAAAGATAAAAAAAAGGAAGATTACCCAACTGCAATTGTATGCTTCAATGATCAGCAAGCGCTTGGAGTTATGATTGCATTGAAAGAATTAAAAATAAAAATTCCGGAAGATATTTCAGTTATTGGGAATGATGATATTTTTTATTCACAAATTTATCCGGTTCCGTTAACAACAATCAGAGCTCCATTACAAGAAATAGGAAGAAAGGCTGCAGAAATTCTAATTACTAATATTGAATCATCACAAATAATGCCTATTGAAAGAGTGGTAATGAATACAGAATTTATTATTAGAAATTCTACAAAACTGCTAAAATAG
- a CDS encoding LacI family DNA-binding transcriptional regulator has product MKKITITDVAKRAGVSKSTVSAVINAKKNVKQVTRDHILNIMKELNFRPTGIARNLKNHVLDKSIGILIKDLRYPFFTSIAYGAMEYANTKGYSTFIVSSENDHETEKKLLQLFSFKGIKGAIIAPIVEGESEIEHLFKLKMNNYPFVLLGEVRGIQSNVVAIDNNRAIRRAVKYLIDNGHTKILHFAGGSFSSHTQERIDGFKEAFSERALIFKKEMVIPIGSFYNESFTKSMEYFKSIKQKDLPTAIVCFNDQQALAVMAVLKQLNIKVPADISIVGNDDISYADIYPIPLTTIRAPQHEIGIKSAEILIRNIESSSILPMEKVLLDSEFIVRESTRKL; this is encoded by the coding sequence ATGAAAAAGATCACTATTACAGATGTAGCTAAACGTGCAGGTGTATCAAAAAGTACTGTCTCTGCAGTAATAAATGCAAAAAAGAATGTGAAACAGGTTACAAGAGATCATATTTTAAATATAATGAAAGAACTGAATTTTAGACCAACAGGTATTGCAAGGAATTTGAAAAATCATGTTCTTGATAAATCAATTGGTATTCTAATTAAAGATCTTCGTTATCCCTTTTTCACTTCTATTGCGTATGGAGCAATGGAATATGCAAATACTAAAGGATATTCAACCTTTATTGTAAGTTCTGAAAATGATCATGAAACAGAAAAAAAACTATTACAGTTGTTTTCATTTAAAGGAATAAAAGGGGCAATAATTGCTCCAATTGTTGAAGGTGAATCGGAGATTGAGCATCTATTTAAACTTAAAATGAATAATTATCCTTTTGTTCTACTTGGAGAGGTAAGAGGGATTCAATCAAATGTTGTTGCGATAGATAATAATAGAGCGATTAGAAGAGCAGTGAAATATTTAATTGATAATGGTCACACAAAGATTTTACATTTTGCAGGTGGATCGTTTTCATCCCATACACAGGAACGTATTGATGGATTCAAGGAAGCATTTAGTGAAAGAGCTCTTATTTTTAAAAAAGAAATGGTGATTCCGATTGGCTCATTTTATAACGAAAGTTTTACAAAATCTATGGAATATTTTAAAAGTATTAAACAAAAGGACTTGCCAACGGCAATTGTATGTTTTAATGATCAACAAGCTCTTGCAGTAATGGCAGTCTTAAAACAACTTAATATAAAAGTTCCGGCTGATATTTCAATTGTTGGAAATGATGATATTTCTTATGCAGATATTTATCCAATTCCATTAACAACAATTCGTGCACCTCAACATGAGATTGGAATAAAATCAGCTGAAATTTTAATTAGAAATATTGAATCATCATCTATTTTACCAATGGAGAAAGTATTGCTAGATTCAGAATTTATTGTAAGAGAATCTACAAGAAAACTTTAA
- a CDS encoding glycoside hydrolase family 3 C-terminal domain-containing protein, with translation MDEKLITKEKEKLEDIHDYKNSNLPIEIRVHDLLSKMTLKEKVAQMLCVWGQKKDYFLDEENNVDYEKMKSKLNNGLGQIGRLSDTNGGLSPVEMAEMSNNLQKYFVEETRLGIPLIFHEECLHGLAAKEATSYPQPIGLASTFNPELIEKIYTAIAEDTRMRGAHQALTPVVDVAREPRWGRVEETFGEDPYLVTEMGKAVIRGFQGDGSFSDSKKVIATLKHFAAHGQPESGSNCGPANISERVLRDTFLSPFKEVIDSTKPLSVMASYNEIDGIPSHANKWLLRKILRDEWKFEGYVVSDYYAITELNKKDETVSHSVAKDKIDAAYLAAIAGVNIELPEIDCYPNLVDLVQSGKLKESIIDDLVSPMLKAKFKLGLFENPYTDIASTNNNTKLFNDKKIALEAAQETITLLKNDNNLLPLNLREKSTIAVIGPNADRVMLGGYSGKPKEFTTVYKGIKNKVGDKYNVIYSEGCKITINGSWNEDLVTPSNYDEDLNQIKEAVEVVKKSDVVLLVLGGNEQTSREAWNKDHLGDRTSLDLVGMQNDLVKEILQTGKPVIVILFNGRPNSINFIKENVPSILECWYLGQEAGNALADVLFGDINPSGKLPISIPRSVGHIPCHYNHKPSSRRGYLFDDITPLYPFGFGLSYSKFEFNNLKLKDSKISLEDFTSISIDVKNIGNYTGKEVLQMYVRDLVSSVTRPVKELKGFKKVEINPGETKTVTFNLSFKELAFTDVNMKYTVEPGEFEIMVGNSSDDKDLLKVTLEVV, from the coding sequence ATGGATGAAAAATTGATAACAAAAGAGAAAGAAAAATTAGAAGATATCCATGATTATAAAAACAGTAATCTTCCAATAGAGATAAGAGTCCATGATCTTTTAAGTAAAATGACACTTAAGGAAAAAGTTGCACAGATGTTATGCGTATGGGGACAAAAGAAAGATTATTTTCTTGATGAAGAAAATAATGTAGATTATGAAAAAATGAAATCCAAATTAAATAATGGATTAGGACAAATAGGAAGATTAAGTGATACCAATGGTGGATTATCACCAGTTGAAATGGCAGAAATGTCAAATAATTTGCAAAAATATTTTGTCGAAGAAACAAGATTAGGGATACCGCTTATTTTTCATGAAGAATGTTTGCATGGTTTAGCTGCAAAAGAAGCAACAAGTTATCCGCAGCCGATAGGTTTAGCATCAACATTTAATCCGGAACTAATTGAAAAAATTTATACCGCAATTGCAGAAGATACAAGAATGCGCGGTGCTCATCAAGCTTTAACTCCTGTTGTGGATGTAGCAAGAGAACCACGTTGGGGAAGAGTTGAGGAAACTTTTGGAGAGGATCCGTATTTAGTTACAGAAATGGGCAAAGCTGTAATTCGTGGTTTTCAAGGAGACGGTTCCTTTTCAGATAGTAAAAAAGTAATTGCAACATTAAAACATTTTGCCGCACACGGTCAACCGGAATCTGGCTCAAATTGCGGTCCAGCAAATATTTCAGAACGAGTACTAAGAGATACATTTCTTTCTCCTTTCAAAGAAGTTATTGATAGCACAAAACCATTATCGGTAATGGCTTCATATAATGAGATAGACGGAATTCCATCTCACGCAAATAAATGGCTGCTTAGAAAAATTCTACGAGATGAATGGAAGTTTGAAGGATATGTTGTTTCTGATTATTACGCAATAACCGAACTTAATAAAAAAGATGAAACGGTTAGTCATTCAGTTGCAAAAGATAAAATTGATGCCGCATATCTTGCTGCAATAGCTGGTGTAAATATTGAATTACCTGAAATTGATTGTTATCCGAATTTAGTTGATTTAGTTCAAAGTGGAAAGCTTAAAGAATCAATTATTGATGATCTTGTATCACCGATGTTAAAAGCCAAATTTAAATTGGGATTATTTGAAAATCCATATACTGATATAGCTTCTACCAATAACAACACAAAACTTTTTAATGATAAAAAAATTGCTCTTGAAGCAGCACAAGAAACAATTACATTGCTGAAAAATGATAATAACTTGTTGCCGTTAAATTTAAGAGAGAAAAGTACAATTGCTGTTATTGGTCCAAATGCCGATAGAGTTATGCTTGGCGGATATAGCGGAAAACCCAAAGAATTCACAACAGTTTACAAGGGAATAAAAAATAAAGTTGGTGATAAATATAATGTTATATACAGCGAAGGATGCAAGATTACAATAAATGGCTCTTGGAATGAAGATTTGGTTACTCCTTCAAATTATGATGAAGATTTGAATCAAATTAAAGAAGCTGTTGAAGTTGTTAAAAAATCTGATGTAGTATTATTAGTATTAGGCGGAAACGAACAGACATCTAGAGAAGCTTGGAATAAAGATCATCTTGGCGATAGAACAAGTCTGGATTTAGTTGGAATGCAAAATGATTTAGTGAAAGAAATTTTACAAACCGGAAAACCAGTAATTGTGATTCTTTTTAATGGCAGACCAAATTCTATAAACTTTATTAAAGAAAATGTTCCATCTATTTTGGAATGCTGGTATTTGGGACAAGAAGCCGGCAATGCTTTAGCGGATGTTTTATTTGGAGATATTAATCCAAGCGGAAAATTACCAATTTCAATTCCAAGATCGGTAGGACATATTCCTTGTCATTATAATCACAAACCTTCTTCAAGAAGAGGATATTTATTTGATGATATTACTCCGCTTTATCCATTTGGCTTTGGATTGAGTTATTCAAAATTTGAATTTAATAATCTTAAATTAAAAGATTCTAAAATTTCCTTAGAAGATTTTACTTCAATTTCAATTGATGTAAAAAATATTGGAAATTATACCGGTAAAGAGGTTTTGCAAATGTATGTGCGAGATTTAGTTAGTTCCGTAACGAGACCAGTGAAAGAGTTAAAGGGATTTAAGAAAGTTGAAATTAATCCCGGCGAAACAAAAACCGTAACATTTAATCTTTCATTTAAAGAACTTGCATTTACAGATGTAAATATGAAATATACCGTTGAACCTGGTGAATTTGAAATTATGGTCGGAAATTCATCAGATGATAAAGATTTATTAAAAGTAACACTTGAAGTTGTGTAG
- a CDS encoding MFS transporter, translated as MTENKVGLVLQKSYLSLLEKIGYSVGDTASNIYFQTFIIFMLNFYTDVFGIPAAAVGTMFLFTRIFDAINDPIMGAIADRVNTRWGKFRPFVFFFSIPMVIMGVLTFTTPDYDMSGKLIYAYITYNLLMVMYTIVNVPYSSLMAVITPNSLERTELSSFRFVAAFVGGLIVQGSTIYLVKYFGNGNDAVGWQWAMGILGGLAMILLFITFVTTKERVHPPIGQKLEVKKDLKDLFSNKAWLLIAGATVFQLIFIVMRSSSIVYYFKYYVLDQQLNLFGNVIDLSYETFTSTFLLSGTVFNILGAILTKWLSKKFDKRNTYIGCLFISAIGGLSFYFVAPSSVILIYAINIIISFAWGPVSVLQWAMYTDAADYSEWKNGRRATGLLMAASLFALKLGLTLGGALVGYILAYYGFIANEVQTSESIQGIILLMSIYPAIFGFIGSALMILYPLTNKMMVKIEEELMARRIEVNN; from the coding sequence ATGACTGAAAATAAAGTTGGGCTTGTTCTTCAGAAATCATATTTATCATTACTAGAAAAAATTGGCTATAGTGTTGGAGATACAGCTTCAAACATCTATTTTCAAACCTTTATAATCTTCATGCTTAATTTTTATACGGATGTTTTTGGGATACCAGCCGCCGCTGTTGGCACAATGTTTTTATTTACAAGAATATTTGATGCAATTAATGATCCGATAATGGGTGCAATTGCAGATCGTGTAAATACCAGATGGGGCAAGTTCCGTCCTTTTGTTTTTTTCTTTTCAATTCCAATGGTAATAATGGGAGTTCTCACTTTTACAACTCCTGATTATGATATGTCCGGCAAGCTAATTTATGCGTACATAACTTATAATCTTTTAATGGTAATGTACACAATCGTAAATGTACCTTATTCTTCACTAATGGCTGTAATAACTCCCAATTCTTTAGAAAGAACGGAATTAAGTTCATTTAGATTTGTTGCTGCTTTTGTTGGCGGACTTATAGTTCAAGGCTCAACAATATATTTAGTGAAATATTTTGGAAATGGAAATGATGCTGTTGGATGGCAATGGGCAATGGGTATTCTCGGTGGATTAGCAATGATTTTATTATTCATAACTTTTGTTACAACAAAAGAAAGAGTGCATCCGCCAATTGGACAAAAATTAGAAGTTAAAAAAGATTTAAAAGATTTATTTTCAAATAAAGCTTGGTTATTAATTGCAGGTGCAACGGTATTCCAGCTAATATTTATCGTTATGAGAAGTTCATCAATAGTTTATTATTTCAAATACTATGTGCTTGATCAACAATTAAATCTTTTTGGAAATGTTATTGATTTATCATACGAAACTTTTACATCCACATTTTTATTATCCGGAACAGTATTTAACATTTTAGGTGCTATTCTAACAAAATGGCTATCCAAAAAGTTTGATAAAAGAAATACATATATCGGCTGTTTATTTATAAGTGCAATTGGCGGATTAAGTTTTTATTTCGTAGCTCCAAGCAGCGTTATTCTTATATATGCTATAAATATAATTATTTCATTTGCGTGGGGTCCGGTTTCAGTATTGCAGTGGGCAATGTACACAGACGCTGCAGATTATTCAGAATGGAAAAATGGTAGAAGAGCTACCGGACTTTTAATGGCTGCCTCATTGTTTGCTCTTAAATTGGGACTTACTTTAGGTGGAGCTTTAGTTGGATATATTTTAGCTTATTATGGTTTTATTGCAAATGAAGTTCAAACTTCCGAATCAATTCAGGGAATAATTTTATTAATGAGTATTTACCCGGCTATTTTTGGGTTTATCGGCTCAGCTTTGATGATTTTATATCCGCTTACAAATAAAATGATGGTTAAAATTGAAGAAGAATTAATGGCAAGAAGAATTGAAGTTAATAATTAA